From the genome of Triticum aestivum cultivar Chinese Spring chromosome 3B, IWGSC CS RefSeq v2.1, whole genome shotgun sequence, one region includes:
- the LOC123065801 gene encoding probable DNA-directed RNA polymerase subunit delta gives MAIRILNLTTSSSGCERNWSTFEMVDAKRRNQLDVARRDNLVYIQFNGRMIDKRKKLSSSSDVLLGEYASQAQDWICEDAYIDEEIDPTTGMPYNIIDEAMGASDAVEIRRSARVRELHEVEEFIEDDDNESDHEIEDHGIDYESDDDGVMATKDDDDEEEPPQP, from the exons ATGGCCATAAGGATACTTAACTTGACCACAAGTTCATCCGGATGTGAAAGAAATTGGAGCACATTTGAAATG GTAGATGCAAAGAGGAGAAATCAACTAGATGTGGCCCGTAGGGACAATCTAGTTTATATTCAATTCAATGGAAGGATGATTGATAAAAGAAAGAAGTTATCCTCTTCTAGTGATGTTCTTCTTGGTGAATATGCTTCACAAGCTCAAGATTGGATATGTGAAGATGCATATATCGATGAGGAGATTGATCCCACTACAGGCATGCCATACAACATCATTGATGAAGCAATGGGGGCAAGCGATGCTGTGGAGATTCGTAGAAGTGCAAGAGTTAGAGAACTACATGAAGTTGAAGAATTCATCGAGGATGATGATAATGAATCAGATCATGAGATAGAGGATCATGGGATTGATTATGAGTCCGATGATGATGGAGTGATGGCAACCaaagacgatgatgatgaggaggaacccCCGCAGCCTTGA